A stretch of Microcoleus sp. FACHB-68 DNA encodes these proteins:
- a CDS encoding DUF3352 domain-containing protein encodes MLQRIALPLLSVLAIVPTAALAQPATLEAPAIPAPAVTKVLPADIAGVLLLNTTKDNWGTLNRFNPLPFELSGPGFLPFLPAGTNFFADVQPWVGEWAAVALMIPQPPAEGQLPNFADSTLTVAPVVDVEGVNAYVAKVRETQGEPPIERQHNGITILEWPAQEAPVLEEPVQEPVPTESPEPLPQEQSPPATNPPQSLSFFSRFLPSSSLPLPLARFLPAQNQQIAVGSEPVEVPVPPTPIPAPPGRAGIAIAVLPGYFATSTSGKAIEQFIDSQAGIKPLAEAAKFQRTLKHPQFSTSLMVGYSNIAAAVQIVPTISLPTPPEGTPPVPLPSGEFYTALLKNLAETYDTLEGFVWVQPEGIRAQSAAYYTTPKLENATELTLNGDGILAKLPASTYMSSSSRNFQKQWSRMVKLYGEEGQSFLDIFRNGIRNATGLDLEEDIISWMDGEFSLFSFPTTQGLFPQALPGFKLGMGLMVQTSDRPAAERMLNRLEESVTTSSGGNVSITRREGSSPLTSWESPMPGKAPQSFFAYRWTDDNTLILTTGSGPMSLLTPEPSQPLANAYIFQTATQSFPRPNEGYFYLNWGATLSFIYTFFPLDDSDASRFIKQGLGMIRSFSASNSATPEKEQSDILLVIAPAK; translated from the coding sequence GTGTTACAGCGCATTGCATTACCCCTGCTTTCCGTTCTGGCAATTGTCCCCACCGCAGCCCTCGCTCAACCGGCAACCCTCGAAGCACCCGCTATCCCTGCGCCGGCGGTAACCAAAGTCTTGCCGGCGGATATTGCCGGCGTGCTGCTACTCAATACCACCAAAGACAACTGGGGCACCTTAAATCGATTTAATCCCCTGCCCTTCGAGCTTTCTGGGCCAGGTTTTTTACCCTTTTTGCCGGCAGGCACTAACTTTTTCGCAGATGTCCAACCTTGGGTGGGCGAATGGGCAGCAGTCGCACTGATGATCCCCCAACCGCCAGCAGAAGGACAATTGCCCAATTTTGCCGACAGCACCTTAACCGTTGCGCCGGTGGTTGATGTGGAAGGCGTCAATGCATACGTGGCGAAAGTTAGAGAAACTCAGGGAGAACCCCCGATTGAGCGACAGCACAATGGCATTACAATTTTAGAGTGGCCGGCACAAGAAGCCCCTGTTTTAGAGGAGCCGGTACAAGAACCCGTCCCCACAGAATCACCGGAACCCCTGCCGCAAGAACAATCGCCACCGGCAACGAACCCACCGCAATCCTTATCGTTCTTCAGTCGATTTTTACCTAGCAGTAGTTTACCCCTGCCTTTAGCGCGATTTCTGCCGGCGCAAAACCAGCAAATCGCAGTCGGAAGTGAGCCGGTGGAAGTCCCAGTCCCCCCAACGCCTATCCCTGCACCGCCTGGGAGAGCCGGTATAGCCATTGCCGTCTTACCCGGATATTTCGCAACATCCACAAGCGGCAAAGCCATCGAACAATTTATCGATTCTCAAGCCGGTATCAAACCCCTCGCGGAAGCCGCAAAGTTTCAGCGCACCCTCAAGCACCCGCAGTTTTCAACCTCATTAATGGTGGGATATAGCAATATCGCCGCCGCCGTCCAGATTGTCCCCACCATCAGCCTTCCAACACCCCCAGAGGGAACTCCCCCAGTGCCTCTGCCTTCAGGCGAATTCTACACAGCATTGCTAAAAAATTTAGCAGAAACTTACGACACTTTAGAAGGCTTTGTTTGGGTGCAACCCGAAGGAATTCGCGCTCAATCTGCTGCTTATTACACCACACCCAAGCTAGAGAATGCCACAGAACTCACACTCAATGGCGATGGAATTCTGGCAAAATTACCCGCCTCCACTTATATGTCAAGCAGCAGCCGCAATTTCCAAAAGCAGTGGAGCAGGATGGTAAAGCTATATGGTGAAGAAGGACAATCATTTCTAGATATATTCAGAAACGGCATCCGCAATGCGACTGGGCTAGATCTCGAAGAAGATATTATTTCTTGGATGGATGGAGAATTCTCCCTGTTTTCCTTTCCCACAACCCAAGGATTATTTCCCCAAGCATTACCAGGGTTCAAGCTAGGAATGGGATTAATGGTACAAACCAGCGATCGCCCAGCCGCCGAGAGAATGTTAAACCGGCTGGAAGAATCTGTAACAACATCATCAGGTGGCAACGTCAGCATTACCCGTCGGGAGGGATCGTCCCCCCTCACCAGTTGGGAATCACCCATGCCAGGAAAAGCACCTCAAAGCTTTTTTGCTTATCGCTGGACAGATGACAACACCCTCATCCTCACCACCGGCAGCGGCCCGATGAGCTTGCTAACTCCCGAACCCAGCCAGCCTCTCGCCAACGCCTACATCTTCCAAACTGCCACACAATCTTTCCCACGTCCGAATGAAGGCTACTTTTATCTCAACTGGGGCGCTACACTTTCATTTATCTATACGTTCTTTCCGCTTGACGACAGCGACGCATCCCGCTTTATCAAACAAGGTTTAGGAATGATCCGCAGCTTCAGTGCTAGCAATTCCGCCACCCCAGAAAAAGAACAGTCAGATATTTTACTCGTCATAGCGCCGGCGAAGTGA